Proteins encoded within one genomic window of Methanosarcina barkeri str. Wiesmoor:
- a CDS encoding SRPBCC domain-containing protein, whose protein sequence is MTQKNLETEVIINSTAARVWQTLTDFGAYPQWNPFIREVTGVSNSGEQLTIQMHLGNRVMTIRPTILVIRPERELRWIGHLLIPGIFDGEHSFVIEPAGENRVRLIQRETFNGLLVPFSGSLLGNTKRSFSTMNLALKERVEQSN, encoded by the coding sequence ATTACTCAGAAGAATCTAGAGACCGAAGTTATCATCAACTCCACGGCTGCCAGGGTCTGGCAAACTCTTACTGATTTTGGGGCATACCCACAGTGGAATCCATTTATCCGTGAGGTGACAGGAGTTTCCAATTCAGGTGAGCAATTAACTATTCAAATGCATCTAGGCAACCGTGTTATGACAATTCGACCAACTATTCTTGTCATTCGGCCAGAAAGAGAGCTGCGCTGGATCGGCCATCTGTTAATTCCTGGAATATTCGATGGCGAGCACAGTTTTGTAATAGAACCAGCTGGTGAGAACAGGGTGCGTCTGATTCAACGAGAGACATTCAACGGGCTTTTGGTGCCATTTTCGGGTTCCTTACTTGGCAATACTAAACGGAGTTTTAGTACGATGAATCTGGCACTTAAGGAGCGCGTTGAGCAGTCAAACTAA
- a CDS encoding peptidoglycan-binding protein yields MTIGDGHDLRSSRFEGDEVLEACYDNERYLQRGDRGSAVRKVQQALIFLDFPVPEVGANGIFGGETELAVRSYQESRGLKVDGIIGQETIGSLDEEFFTGVPEPSISPVTEPQVSEVPTPLFPESPVRSPKASPVGPVRAPEVPPVEMPQAPKVGAPAVKIPQPPEAPIAEPPILKTQAVPIEQKLVHVTKPTISPMTRLPPTVDSKGRKFHTAGTWSGSSSSFEAEAGKSVRLEVNNLNVEESNITIKTNTGEAKESVLLPNTLVNFEFFAIEEPFIWRFYIETDSEDSLIEWKLYSNWVPGKSK; encoded by the coding sequence ATGACTATTGGGGATGGTCACGATTTAAGGTCGTCGAGATTTGAAGGCGACGAGGTTCTGGAAGCTTGTTATGACAACGAAAGATATCTCCAAAGAGGGGACCGTGGCTCTGCGGTAAGGAAAGTTCAACAGGCTTTAATATTTTTGGACTTTCCCGTACCTGAGGTTGGAGCCAATGGCATTTTTGGTGGGGAAACCGAACTGGCGGTTAGAAGTTATCAGGAGTCACGAGGCCTGAAGGTTGATGGTATAATAGGGCAAGAGACTATAGGAAGTCTCGATGAGGAATTTTTCACGGGCGTACCGGAACCTTCGATTTCACCAGTAACCGAGCCGCAGGTATCGGAGGTCCCGACTCCATTATTTCCGGAATCTCCGGTTCGATCACCAAAGGCATCTCCGGTAGGGCCAGTAAGGGCACCTGAAGTCCCGCCAGTAGAGATGCCACAGGCTCCAAAGGTAGGAGCGCCTGCAGTAAAAATACCCCAACCTCCTGAAGCACCGATAGCAGAACCTCCAATCCTGAAAACCCAGGCAGTTCCGATTGAACAAAAACTGGTTCATGTGACCAAACCAACAATTTCACCTATGACCAGACTACCTCCTACGGTTGATAGTAAGGGACGTAAATTCCATACTGCGGGAACCTGGAGTGGGAGTAGTTCTTCTTTTGAAGCTGAGGCTGGTAAATCGGTCCGTCTTGAGGTAAATAACCTGAATGTCGAAGAGTCAAACATCACGATAAAAACAAATACAGGGGAAGCAAAAGAATCTGTACTTTTACCTAATACTCTTGTAAATTTTGAATTTTTTGCAATTGAAGAGCCCTTTATATGGCGATTTTACATCGAAACCGATAGTGAAGACTCTTTAATTGAGTGGAAACTCTATAGCAACTGGGTACCGGGGAAATCCAAGTAA
- a CDS encoding hydrogenase maturation protease, with translation MSILNAPVRILGCGSPLMGNDGVGLKVIEALQESELKDLKDIDIVDAGVCGLDLLNLLDGARKVIIVDAILANSPPGSVHRIDGKDLLDGVEFHPLVSVHDLTITDVLKIGEQVQELPEIVVIGIEIGSIVTEATQEISPDVLNGVDKAIKLIREEVFSSL, from the coding sequence ATGTCTATACTAAATGCTCCTGTACGCATCCTTGGCTGCGGAAGCCCGTTAATGGGAAACGATGGTGTTGGCCTCAAAGTCATTGAGGCTCTTCAAGAGTCCGAACTTAAAGACCTCAAAGATATCGATATCGTGGATGCAGGGGTCTGTGGGCTTGACCTTCTAAATCTTCTCGACGGCGCCAGGAAAGTCATAATAGTTGATGCAATTCTGGCTAACAGTCCCCCAGGTTCAGTACACCGTATAGATGGGAAGGACTTACTGGATGGTGTCGAATTTCATCCCCTGGTTTCAGTACACGACCTGACAATTACAGATGTATTGAAAATAGGAGAACAGGTTCAAGAGCTTCCGGAAATCGTGGTCATCGGAATCGAAATCGGATCTATTGTCACGGAAGCTACGCAGGAAATCAGTCCGGATGTTCTTAATGGTGTGGATAAAGCCATAAAGCTAATCAGGGAAGAGGTTTTTTCCTCACTTTAA
- a CDS encoding nickel-dependent hydrogenase large subunit, whose amino-acid sequence MVQVTVDPLTRIEGHYRINTEVNEEGVITDAQSNGLQLRGFERLLQHQDPRDASLLSQRICGVCPVSHGIAAANALDDLFGVAGEVPIDGLLMRNVHQALNFIASHAAHIYLLWGPDLANPAYRDILAKYGDVGNAVWKELQGRFAPLIYQLDGTSYPAGSSYLGSIVEFRRLHEAISLIASKMPHPVLQHVGGVVYSPTVADIGQILSYITKTMEFVEAFTLGVSPDIWIENTYRASSPQKAANFVLNHLQELLNKSLDNKDFSHSAGWGDVPLFAAFGSELIGEKLLGLPISMKMDLAGTYKDPGKIGFLSYGVFFKPENGNGYDPTSPADSRVISSGYMNGYFKLEKFDYKKISESINHSFYIDDVKDRPPWNGVTVPEGNPENIDYTKGSKSRYSWTKAPHYDGIPCEVGPLARMIIMGEPLVTGLVKTFQDNGYYPVNNYTRMIARMQEILVVVPELTKWLTQDIQAGGKVAVHTDLSMAKSSTGMGLWEAPRGALGHWVATGPDSMVTLYQAVVPSTWNLAPRNSQEIPSPVEQALIGTKISAAENALGVDYSNPLGILHTARSYDPCLACAVHTIDKTGKHPDYIIKVL is encoded by the coding sequence ATGGTACAGGTTACTGTTGATCCTCTTACGAGAATTGAAGGACACTACAGGATCAATACCGAAGTCAATGAGGAAGGCGTAATTACTGATGCCCAGAGTAATGGCTTGCAGTTAAGGGGTTTTGAACGTCTCTTACAGCACCAGGATCCTAGGGATGCATCACTTCTGTCCCAGAGGATTTGTGGTGTTTGTCCTGTTAGCCACGGGATAGCTGCAGCAAATGCCCTGGATGACCTCTTCGGGGTTGCAGGTGAGGTTCCAATAGACGGTCTTCTAATGCGAAATGTCCACCAGGCTCTGAACTTCATAGCCAGCCATGCAGCACATATCTATCTTCTTTGGGGTCCTGACCTTGCAAACCCGGCTTACCGTGATATCCTGGCAAAATACGGGGATGTTGGAAATGCAGTCTGGAAAGAACTTCAGGGGCGTTTTGCGCCTTTGATTTATCAGCTTGACGGCACCAGTTATCCGGCTGGCTCGTCTTATCTAGGCTCTATAGTGGAATTTCGCCGCTTGCACGAAGCTATTTCTTTAATAGCTAGCAAGATGCCTCATCCGGTTCTTCAGCATGTTGGAGGTGTAGTTTATTCTCCGACGGTTGCTGATATCGGGCAAATTTTAAGCTATATCACGAAAACGATGGAGTTCGTTGAAGCATTTACTCTTGGAGTCTCTCCCGATATCTGGATTGAAAATACTTATAGAGCTTCTTCTCCTCAAAAGGCTGCTAATTTCGTTCTTAATCACCTGCAAGAACTTCTGAATAAATCCCTTGACAACAAGGACTTCTCACACTCGGCTGGTTGGGGAGATGTCCCTCTCTTTGCAGCTTTCGGCTCGGAGCTGATAGGGGAAAAACTTCTCGGTCTGCCTATCAGTATGAAAATGGATCTTGCAGGGACTTACAAAGATCCCGGTAAGATCGGTTTTCTTTCTTACGGAGTTTTCTTTAAGCCCGAGAACGGCAATGGGTATGACCCAACGAGTCCTGCGGACAGCAGAGTTATTTCTTCCGGCTATATGAATGGATATTTCAAGCTTGAAAAATTCGACTACAAGAAGATCTCAGAAAGTATCAACCACTCTTTTTACATTGACGACGTAAAAGATCGTCCTCCATGGAACGGGGTTACGGTTCCGGAAGGAAACCCTGAAAATATCGATTATACAAAAGGATCAAAGAGTCGGTATTCCTGGACAAAAGCTCCTCATTATGATGGAATTCCATGTGAGGTTGGGCCCCTTGCTCGTATGATAATAATGGGGGAGCCTCTTGTTACGGGATTGGTAAAAACTTTTCAAGATAACGGCTACTATCCTGTCAATAACTATACCCGCATGATTGCAAGGATGCAGGAAATTCTTGTAGTGGTTCCAGAACTTACGAAATGGCTCACACAGGATATTCAGGCAGGCGGAAAGGTTGCTGTACATACCGATCTTTCTATGGCAAAGAGTTCCACAGGAATGGGTTTATGGGAAGCTCCGCGAGGGGCACTGGGACACTGGGTTGCTACAGGGCCGGATTCTATGGTAACTCTTTACCAGGCTGTAGTCCCAAGTACCTGGAACCTTGCTCCCAGGAATTCACAGGAGATTCCAAGTCCTGTTGAACAGGCTCTCATAGGTACCAAAATTTCCGCTGCCGAAAATGCACTTGGAGTGGATTATTCCAATCCTCTTGGAATCCTGCACACAGCTCGCTCTTACGATCCCTGTCTGGCATGTGCAGTTCATACAATTGATAAAACCGGAAAGCACCCGGATTATATCATCAAGGTACTTTGA
- a CDS encoding hydrogenase small subunit: protein MSTGIKNLVRTLDSVDFLKMDRRTFMKALGAMGAATFLGTYKTEIVSALEFAETKLLWIHGSECTGCSESVLNAGNPDLVQALQKLNVNLAYHETLCAQQGIWNDGELVNTSELNSEILQEDIYKEGNYILVVEGSIPNGPDGSGRYLVIGNKPFKQTLGEAAKNATAVIAVGACAAYGGITSADSDIAKDTDYRGVAFAKDDSSKGMLQELGIDKPVINIPGCPAHPDWVLLTLGAVILGKIKIPDDLDSLLDDYGRPKVFFPPDHTVHENCPRRGYYDRGEFDEQVGGEKCLWKLGCKAPYSHADCGIRRWNGSVSMCTQAGGPCIACVEPGFPDTSRPLYVEREDIGVAGTNIDTVAKVAVGAAAVAAGVHAVRRMGKGE from the coding sequence ATGAGTACTGGAATAAAAAATCTTGTCCGTACACTGGACAGTGTGGACTTCTTAAAAATGGATCGACGCACTTTCATGAAAGCGTTAGGTGCAATGGGTGCAGCTACATTCCTAGGCACATACAAGACTGAGATTGTAAGTGCGCTTGAATTTGCAGAGACCAAGCTTCTTTGGATCCACGGCTCCGAATGTACCGGCTGTTCTGAATCGGTGTTAAACGCAGGCAATCCTGACCTTGTACAGGCACTACAAAAGCTTAACGTCAATCTTGCTTACCATGAGACTCTTTGTGCACAGCAGGGAATCTGGAATGATGGTGAGCTTGTAAACACCTCCGAACTTAACTCTGAAATTCTCCAAGAAGATATTTATAAAGAAGGCAATTATATCCTGGTCGTTGAAGGCTCAATTCCTAACGGTCCAGATGGTTCAGGACGCTACCTGGTTATTGGAAACAAACCTTTCAAGCAAACCCTTGGAGAAGCTGCAAAGAATGCTACTGCTGTCATTGCAGTCGGTGCCTGTGCTGCATACGGAGGAATTACCTCTGCAGACAGTGATATTGCCAAGGATACGGATTACAGGGGAGTAGCTTTTGCAAAGGATGATTCTTCAAAGGGCATGCTTCAGGAACTTGGTATCGATAAGCCAGTAATCAATATTCCTGGTTGCCCTGCTCACCCTGATTGGGTCCTTCTTACCCTGGGCGCAGTAATTCTTGGAAAGATCAAGATCCCTGATGATCTTGATAGCCTTCTAGACGACTACGGCAGACCAAAGGTCTTCTTCCCTCCAGACCATACAGTGCACGAAAACTGTCCACGCCGCGGATACTATGACCGCGGAGAATTCGATGAGCAGGTAGGTGGAGAAAAGTGCCTGTGGAAATTAGGCTGTAAAGCTCCCTATTCTCACGCAGACTGTGGAATTCGCAGATGGAATGGTTCAGTAAGTATGTGTACCCAGGCAGGCGGCCCCTGTATTGCCTGTGTCGAGCCGGGTTTCCCAGACACTTCAAGGCCCCTGTATGTTGAACGTGAAGATATAGGAGTTGCCGGAACAAACATTGACACAGTAGCCAAAGTTGCAGTAGGAGCAGCTGCTGTTGCTGCAGGCGTACATGCTGTTAGGAGAATGGGAAAAGGAGAGTGA
- a CDS encoding nickel-dependent hydrogenase large subunit: MVNVTVDPLTRIEGHQRISTEVGADGVITDAQSSSLIFRGFERILQHQDPRDAAFLTQRICGVCPLSHGLTATNALDDLYGVAEYVPKDALMMRNIFQGLNMAASHATHIYILFGPDLANPAYRNVLTPLGDTGTAVWKEMVGRFAPISYKMDGVAVPAGSSYLAAIPEKKRLQEMIALIAGRMPGPSALYPGGYTYPATVADITKLSSYYLQIMDFISKHTLKVDFDTWIENTYKASSPQKAVNFVTEHLQGLVDKSTASNDFSKDAGWGDVEFYAAFGSELVGEQILGLPASLKHDTIGGYKDPSKICFVAYGGYYKYKDGYDPKSPAGDRIFTSGVVSGNLEYQKFDPDKITESTAHSFYQNSSNDLAPTTGETVPFTDPDKIVFTGGSDSQYSWDKAPRYDGIAGEVGPLARMLNIKEPLVTGLAQALNENSYSAANVYTRMLARMQETAILAYELLNWVTVDYTPGGKISVPIDLNAAKDNQGMGLWEAPRGALGHWVSAGSDGKVTNYQCIVPGSWLMSPRDSNGIPGPLEQSLIGSKINPVGDVDYTNPVGIFHMGRSYDPCISCAVHTIDLTGKNAPNTLRIL; the protein is encoded by the coding sequence ATGGTAAATGTTACAGTTGATCCCTTAACCAGAATTGAAGGCCACCAGCGCATATCCACTGAAGTAGGTGCTGATGGTGTCATTACCGATGCCCAGTCATCTTCCCTTATATTCAGGGGTTTTGAACGCATTCTGCAGCACCAGGATCCAAGAGATGCAGCTTTTCTTACTCAGAGAATTTGCGGTGTCTGTCCTCTTTCTCATGGATTGACAGCCACAAATGCTCTTGACGACCTCTACGGTGTCGCTGAATATGTTCCTAAAGACGCTCTTATGATGAGGAACATTTTCCAGGGCCTGAACATGGCTGCAAGCCATGCGACGCATATATATATCCTCTTTGGTCCTGACCTTGCAAACCCAGCGTACAGAAATGTACTTACACCACTGGGAGACACCGGAACCGCAGTCTGGAAAGAGATGGTTGGAAGGTTTGCCCCAATCAGCTACAAGATGGATGGCGTGGCTGTACCTGCTGGAAGTTCCTATCTTGCAGCAATTCCTGAAAAGAAACGCCTTCAGGAGATGATTGCACTCATTGCAGGTAGAATGCCCGGTCCGTCAGCTCTTTATCCAGGTGGATATACCTACCCTGCTACGGTCGCAGATATAACAAAACTTTCCTCTTACTATCTGCAGATCATGGATTTCATATCCAAACATACTCTGAAAGTTGATTTCGATACCTGGATCGAAAACACTTATAAGGCAAGCTCTCCTCAAAAAGCAGTAAACTTTGTTACTGAACACCTCCAGGGCCTTGTTGACAAATCAACTGCTTCCAATGATTTCTCCAAAGACGCAGGTTGGGGAGATGTGGAATTCTATGCAGCTTTTGGTTCAGAACTTGTAGGAGAACAAATTCTTGGTCTTCCAGCCAGCCTTAAACACGATACAATCGGTGGGTACAAGGATCCCTCAAAGATCTGCTTCGTTGCATACGGTGGATACTACAAATACAAAGATGGATACGACCCGAAAAGCCCAGCAGGAGACCGTATTTTCACCTCAGGTGTGGTATCAGGAAATCTCGAATATCAGAAATTTGATCCGGACAAGATTACGGAGAGCACTGCTCATTCCTTCTACCAGAACAGTTCCAACGACCTCGCACCAACAACAGGTGAAACCGTTCCGTTTACAGATCCAGATAAAATCGTTTTCACAGGAGGTTCGGACAGCCAGTACAGCTGGGACAAGGCTCCGAGATACGATGGAATTGCAGGTGAAGTCGGACCTCTTGCACGCATGCTGAATATTAAAGAGCCGCTCGTAACCGGTCTGGCTCAGGCCCTTAATGAGAACAGCTACTCTGCAGCTAATGTTTACACCAGAATGCTGGCTCGTATGCAGGAAACCGCAATTCTCGCATATGAACTCCTCAACTGGGTGACAGTAGACTATACACCTGGAGGCAAGATTTCCGTGCCTATAGACCTTAATGCAGCTAAAGATAATCAGGGAATGGGCCTATGGGAAGCACCTCGTGGAGCTCTTGGTCACTGGGTCTCTGCTGGCAGCGATGGAAAGGTTACCAACTATCAATGTATCGTTCCAGGTAGCTGGTTAATGTCTCCAAGAGACAGTAATGGCATTCCTGGTCCGCTCGAACAGTCTCTCATTGGTTCAAAAATCAACCCAGTCGGAGATGTCGATTATACCAATCCAGTTGGCATCTTCCATATGGGCAGGTCCTATGATCCTTGCATTTCATGTGCAGTCCATACCATTGACCTGACTGGGAAAAACGCTCCAAATACTCTAAGAATACTCTAA
- a CDS encoding hydrogenase small subunit has translation MGGSRTDNDDLLEKFKNLDFMKMDRRTFIKAVGVLGASLFLQTYKNDLAKALEFSETKVVWLHGVMDSGCTISMLDGGSPDIIEFLQEYNLKLLYHEVLMMQQGIFVDGKLANTSDLNSEIVLDDILEKEKGYVLVSEGAISNGPEGSGKYLMLGGRTYKEIYAKAAKNALAIVAIGNCATNGGVNSAKSDIVELMDPRGVAFTMEDASKGILDLLGIEKPVINLTGCPTHPDWVFLTIGAVVLGKIKIPDDLPYVLDHWKRPKVFFPPDHVIHDNCSRRGYYDRGEFELTVGGPKCLWKLGCKGPYTHADCATRNWNGHLNYCPQAGSPCIGCVQPGFPDSTRPFFVEFEKTGIVGTNITTIAGVAIGGALLAAGAHAVRRTAMKRPEDEGGLAEESTPEEIEEETGGEK, from the coding sequence ATGGGGGGAAGTAGAACGGATAATGACGACTTACTTGAAAAGTTTAAAAATCTCGATTTCATGAAAATGGATCGTCGGACCTTTATAAAGGCTGTTGGGGTATTAGGGGCTTCATTGTTTTTACAAACGTATAAAAACGATCTAGCAAAAGCTCTCGAGTTTTCGGAAACTAAAGTTGTATGGCTTCATGGAGTAATGGATAGTGGCTGTACCATATCAATGCTGGACGGGGGCTCTCCTGATATCATAGAATTCCTTCAGGAATATAATCTCAAGCTTCTCTATCATGAAGTTTTAATGATGCAGCAGGGAATTTTCGTAGATGGAAAGCTCGCAAATACCAGTGATCTTAATTCTGAGATTGTGCTGGATGATATCTTGGAAAAGGAAAAAGGTTACGTTCTAGTCTCCGAAGGAGCGATTTCGAACGGCCCTGAAGGTTCCGGGAAATATCTCATGTTGGGAGGAAGGACCTATAAAGAGATTTACGCAAAAGCTGCTAAAAATGCTTTAGCGATTGTTGCAATTGGAAATTGTGCGACTAATGGTGGTGTGAACTCTGCTAAGAGTGATATAGTTGAACTTATGGATCCTCGTGGGGTTGCTTTTACTATGGAAGATGCTTCAAAAGGGATTTTAGATCTTCTTGGCATCGAAAAACCTGTAATTAATCTTACTGGTTGCCCTACTCATCCAGACTGGGTTTTTTTGACAATAGGCGCAGTTGTTTTGGGAAAGATAAAGATACCTGATGATTTGCCTTATGTACTGGATCACTGGAAACGTCCAAAGGTTTTCTTCCCGCCTGACCATGTCATTCATGATAACTGTTCTCGTCGTGGATACTATGACCGTGGAGAATTTGAGCTGACAGTAGGTGGACCGAAGTGCCTCTGGAAACTGGGGTGCAAGGGGCCTTATACTCATGCAGACTGTGCTACTCGCAACTGGAATGGTCATCTTAATTACTGTCCTCAGGCGGGTTCTCCCTGTATTGGCTGCGTTCAGCCAGGCTTCCCGGATAGCACCAGGCCTTTTTTCGTGGAATTTGAGAAAACAGGAATTGTAGGTACGAATATCACTACTATAGCAGGCGTGGCAATAGGAGGCGCGCTACTTGCTGCAGGGGCTCATGCTGTCAGGAGAACAGCCATGAAAAGACCTGAGGACGAGGGAGGCCTTGCCGAAGAAAGCACTCCTGAGGAAATCGAAGAAGAAACAGGAGGTGAAAAATAA
- a CDS encoding cytochrome b, translating into MKSKDNRSMVVERYTVTDRIAHTVHAIAMLVLIITGLKIYTGWDFMSFHTARGLHMIAVPFLLAVNWILIPYNILSEGHGFMGKISHFKDHYIFGPKDAARMGGIIGNFFRKGRYPAFSIYDETTGHYKTKLHPLMKILIVLEGTALFFIAVSGVVLYSLNWSLFGLPIASWILSITGFISPIFNLSALQFLRLLHLLLTYWFVFELVVHVGILEFDPHVWKYYKAIFLTGKEDLADTHYSEVVTAKTKYLPTEERP; encoded by the coding sequence ATGAAATCCAAAGACAACCGGTCAATGGTTGTTGAGCGTTATACCGTAACTGACAGAATAGCTCATACCGTCCACGCTATTGCAATGTTAGTGCTCATCATTACCGGGTTAAAGATCTATACTGGGTGGGACTTCATGAGTTTCCATACAGCCCGCGGTCTTCACATGATAGCGGTTCCGTTCCTGCTTGCAGTGAACTGGATCCTTATCCCTTACAACATTCTCTCCGAAGGCCATGGGTTTATGGGAAAAATTTCCCACTTTAAGGACCATTATATTTTTGGTCCTAAGGATGCAGCTCGCATGGGCGGTATAATTGGCAACTTCTTCAGGAAAGGCAGATATCCTGCATTCAGTATCTATGATGAGACTACTGGCCACTACAAGACCAAACTTCATCCCTTAATGAAGATCCTGATCGTGCTTGAAGGTACAGCTCTTTTCTTTATTGCAGTATCAGGTGTTGTGCTTTACAGTCTCAACTGGTCACTTTTCGGCCTCCCTATAGCCTCATGGATCCTGTCTATAACAGGCTTTATTTCACCTATATTCAACCTGTCTGCCCTGCAGTTCCTCAGGTTACTTCACCTGCTGTTGACCTACTGGTTTGTTTTTGAACTGGTAGTCCATGTGGGTATTCTGGAGTTTGACCCTCATGTCTGGAAGTACTACAAAGCTATCTTCCTGACAGGAAAAGAGGATCTTGCAGATACTCATTACTCTGAGGTCGTCACAGCTAAAACAAAGTATCTTCCTACAGAGGAAAGGCCCTGA
- the hypD gene encoding hydrogenase formation protein HypD, whose amino-acid sequence MENGNSPSKPAIPEIEKKLLERIRDFDKPLRIMHVCGTHERTIAKYGLRSILPKNIEVISGPGCPVCVTPEEDINIAIALAKSGATVVTFGDMMRVPGSAESLLDAKSEGANVKMVYSIDDAIALAEKKPELEVVFFGIGFETTVPANAAALLRKTPENFSLLTSQKQTPPAVEFLARDADVDAFIAPGHVATIIGTKPFESLAEKGFPIAVSGFEPGDILLGINLLQLQAEEGISRVDNGYPRAVKPEGNQIALKIMNEVFETSDSEWRGIGKIENSGLVLRKEFEEKDAAKKHEDLYASALEDVRKKTGGKDKKRCICAAILTGKAKPSQCPNFGKECTPKNPAGPCMVSQEGMCYNWFRYSREGGNRVA is encoded by the coding sequence ATGGAAAACGGGAATTCACCTTCAAAGCCAGCGATTCCTGAAATTGAAAAAAAGCTTCTGGAAAGAATCAGAGACTTTGATAAACCGCTTCGCATAATGCATGTCTGCGGAACTCACGAGCGGACTATAGCAAAATATGGGTTAAGGAGTATCCTTCCGAAAAATATCGAGGTAATAAGCGGCCCCGGATGCCCCGTTTGTGTGACTCCTGAAGAAGATATTAATATTGCAATTGCCCTTGCGAAAAGTGGGGCAACGGTTGTCACTTTTGGAGACATGATGCGGGTTCCGGGTTCGGCTGAAAGCTTACTGGATGCAAAGTCTGAAGGGGCAAATGTAAAGATGGTCTATAGCATTGACGATGCAATTGCCCTTGCAGAAAAAAAGCCAGAACTTGAGGTAGTCTTTTTTGGAATAGGCTTTGAGACCACGGTTCCTGCAAATGCGGCTGCTCTTTTAAGAAAGACCCCCGAAAACTTCAGCCTCCTTACCTCGCAGAAGCAAACCCCTCCTGCAGTCGAATTCCTTGCCAGGGACGCAGACGTTGATGCTTTTATAGCTCCTGGGCACGTGGCAACCATAATAGGCACAAAACCTTTTGAGTCTCTTGCAGAAAAAGGCTTTCCTATTGCCGTAAGTGGGTTTGAACCAGGAGATATTCTCCTTGGAATAAACCTGTTACAACTGCAGGCAGAAGAAGGAATCTCAAGGGTAGATAACGGCTACCCGAGAGCTGTAAAACCTGAAGGGAACCAGATTGCCCTTAAAATAATGAATGAAGTATTTGAAACCTCAGATTCTGAATGGCGAGGCATAGGGAAAATAGAAAATTCGGGGCTTGTGCTCAGGAAAGAGTTTGAAGAAAAGGACGCTGCAAAAAAGCATGAGGATCTGTATGCTTCTGCCCTTGAAGATGTCCGAAAGAAAACAGGAGGAAAAGACAAAAAGCGTTGTATCTGCGCAGCTATCCTTACAGGAAAAGCAAAGCCTTCCCAGTGTCCAAACTTCGGTAAAGAATGTACCCCGAAAAACCCTGCAGGCCCCTGTATGGTAAGCCAGGAAGGTATGTGTTATAACTGGTTCAGGTACTCAAGAGAAGGAGGCAACAGAGTTGCATGA
- a CDS encoding HypC/HybG/HupF family hydrogenase formation chaperone: MCIAIPGKVKSIVNENTATIDMGGICRDVNMDLMGGANESQIGKHFLVHVGYAIAEISEEESEETMHLLRQIAGLEEIDTPESESI; encoded by the coding sequence ATGTGTATAGCTATTCCTGGAAAAGTAAAATCCATTGTAAATGAGAATACTGCAACGATTGACATGGGCGGGATCTGTAGAGATGTTAATATGGACCTTATGGGAGGCGCTAATGAATCCCAGATAGGGAAACACTTTCTTGTCCATGTTGGATATGCAATAGCCGAAATCTCGGAAGAAGAAAGTGAAGAAACAATGCACCTTCTCAGACAGATCGCCGGACTTGAAGAGATCGATACACCCGAAAGCGAATCTATCTGA